The following are encoded in a window of Salmo trutta chromosome 27, fSalTru1.1, whole genome shotgun sequence genomic DNA:
- the LOC115165097 gene encoding kinetochore protein NDC80 homolog has translation MVKRTEKVKLQTDLQKLQSYRSNLESFKANLENKASGLAEELEASGLQVETLKQEESRLQHILSTQKFTPADIERINWEKRELQQTINSLSKSLEQAEQHMWNEEIALAKETAEVKLAEYHKLARKLKLIPVSAENACGHDFEIRTSTEYGPSTMVQCRTQIQQLLRKLITDVDEECSRLTDMKLSLEESIEQVNSNISDKANDLKQPREQIRRLDEQLEQDMQDIAHEEQKSSAEMESVIEVIHISIFVILLYRYHLVLQETNEERRTVVNNLASVLTTAANHLSIVEKFLEDQHKRVDRVYTEAFREDEVDIQKMKDIMESFITKVNSM, from the exons ATGGTCAAAAGAACAGAGAAAGTCAAACTTCAGACAGACCTGCAGAAGCTGCAGAGTTATCGCAGTAACCTGGAGTCTTTCAAAGCCAACCTGGAGAACAAAGCCTCTGGATTGGCCGAGGAGCTGGAAGCATCGG GACTGCAAGTGGAGACCCTAAAGCAGGAGGAGTCCCGGCTCCAACACATCTTGTCCACCCAGAAGTTCACTCCCGCAGACATTGAGAGGATCAACTGGGAGAAGAGGGAGCTGCAGCAGACCATCAACAGCCTGAGCAAGAGCCTGGAGCAGGCCGAGCAGCACATGTGGAACGAGGAAATCGCTCTGGCCAAGGAGACG GCCGAAGTGAAGCTGGCCGAGTACCACAAGCTTGCCCGCAAACTGAAGCTCATCCCTGTGTCTGCCGAGAACGCGTGCGGCCACGACTTTGAGATCAGGACCTCCACAGAATACGGACCGTCCACCATGGTTCAATGCAGAACACAGATTCAA CAACTACTGAGGAAACTGATCACTGATGTGGATGAGGAGTGTAGTCGACTGACAGACATGAAACTAAGCCTGGAGGAGTCCATAGAACAG GTGAATTCCAATATTTCAGATAAAGCAAATGACTTGAAACAACCGAGAGAGCAAATCCGTAGGCTCGACGAGCAGCTCGAACAAGACATGCAG gacattGCCCATGAGGAGCAGAAGTCGTCTGCTGAGATGGAGTCTGTGATTGAAGTAATTCATATCAGCA taTTTGTCATTCTACTCTACAGGTACCATCTTGTCCTGCAAGAAACCAATGAGGAGCGGCGGACTGTGGTTAACAACCTTGCCAGTGTGTTAACCACGGCTGCCAACCACCTGTCCATTGTAGAG AAATTCTTAGAGGATCAACACAAGCGAGTAGACAGGGTGTACACAGAAGCCTTCCGAGAGGACGAGGTGGACATTCAGAAGATGAAGGACATTATGGAGAGCTTCATCACTAAAGTTAACAGCATGTAG